A window from Ictalurus punctatus breed USDA103 unplaced genomic scaffold, Coco_2.0 Super-Scaffold_100046, whole genome shotgun sequence encodes these proteins:
- the LOC128629993 gene encoding histone H1-like: protein MAEVAPAPAAAPAKAPKKKAASRAKKAGPSVGELIVKAVSSSKERSGVSLAALKKALAAGGYDVEKNNSRVKIAVKGLVTKGTLVQTKGTGASGSFKLNKKQTEAKKPVKKAAPKAKKPAAKKPAATKKPKKVAAKKPAAAAKKSPKKAKKPTAAAKKATKSPKKAKKPATPKKAAKSPKKAKVVKPKTTKPKAGKAKKAAPKKK from the coding sequence ATGGCAGAAGTCGCACCCGCTCCCGCCGCCGCGCCGGCCAAAGCGCCCAAGAAGAAAGCAGCTTCGAGAGCAAAAAAAGCCGGCCCTAGCGTCGGCGAGCTGATCGTCAAAGCCGTTTCCTCGTCTAAGGAGAGGAGCGGCGTGTCTCTCGCTGCTCTGAAGAAAGCGCTGGCTGCCGGCGGATACGATGTGGAGAAGAACAACTCCCGCGTCAAGATCGCCGTTAAGGGTCTCGTGACTAAAGGCActctggtgcagaccaaagggaCCGGCGCGTCTGGCTCTTTCAAGCTGAACAAGAAACAGACCGAAGCCAAGAAGCCCGTGAAGAAAGCCGCGCCCAAAGCGAAAAAGCCCGCCGCCAAAAAGCCCGCCGCTACTAAGAAGCCCAAGAAGGTAGCGGCAAAGAAACCCGCCGCCGCGGCCAAGAAGTCTCCTAAGAAGGCGAAGAAGCCCACAGCCGCCGCAAAGAAAGCCACCAAGAGCCCGAAGAAGGCGAAAAAGCCCGCGACCCCTAAAAAGGCAGCCAAGAGCCCCAAGAAAGCGAAAGTTGTCAAGCCCAAGACCACAAAGCCTAAAGCGGGAAAGGCGAAGAAGGCAGCACCTAAAAAGAAGTAA
- the LOC108262149 gene encoding histone H2A — MSGRGKTGGKARAKAKTRSSRAGLQFPVGRVHRLLRKGNYAERVGAGAPVYLAAVLEYLTAEILELAGNAARDNKKTRIIPRHLQLAVRNDEELNKLLGGVTIAQGGVLPNIQAVLLPKKTEKAVKTK; from the coding sequence ATGagtggcagaggaaaaaccggcgGAAAGGCCAGAGCTAAGGCCAAGACTCGTTCATCCAgggctggacttcagttccccgtGGGACGTGTGCACAGGCTTCTGCGTAAAGGCAACTATGCCGAGCGCGTCGGTGCTGGCGCTCCGGTCTACCTGGCCGCAGTGTTGGAGTATCTGACCGCTGAGATCCTGGAGTTGGCCGGTAACGCCGCCCGTGATAATAAGAAGACTCGTATCATTCCCCGCCACTTGCAGCTCGCCGTGCGTAACGACGAGGAGCTGAACAAACTGCTCGGCGGAGTGACCATCGCTCAGGGTGGTGTGCTACCGAACATTCAGGCTGTGCTTCTGCCTAAAAAGACCGAGAAGGCCGTTAAGACCAAGTAA
- the LOC128630002 gene encoding histone H3, whose translation MARTKQTARKSTGGKAPRKQLATKAARKSAPATGGVKKPHRYRPGTVALREIRRYQKSTELLIRKLPFQRLVREIAQDFKTDLRFQSSAVMALQEASEAYLVGLFEDTNLCAIHAKRVTIMPKDIQLARRIRGERA comes from the coding sequence AtggcaagaaccaagcagaccgCCCGTAAGTCCACCGGTGGCAAGGCGCCAAGGAAGCAGCTCGCTACTAAGGCTGCTCGCAAGAGTGCGCCGGCTACCGGCGGCGTGAAGAAGCCTCACCGTTACAGGCCCGGCACCGTGGCTCTGAGGGAGATCCGTCGTTATCAGAAGTCTACTGAGCTGCTCATCCGCAAGCTGCCCTTCCAGCGCCTGGTGCGAGAAATCGCTCAGGACTTCAAGACCGACTTGCGTTTCCAGAGCTCGGCCGTCATGGCCCTGCAGGAGGCGAGCGAGGCATACCTGGTCGGTCTGTTCGAGGACACCAATCTGTGCGCTATCCacgccaagagagtgaccatcatgcccaaggatattcagctggcccgccgtattcgcggagaacgcgcttaa
- the LOC128630027 gene encoding histone H2B-like — MPDPAKTAPKKGSKKAVTKTAGKGGKKRRKSRKESYAIYVYKVLKQVHPDTGISSKAMGIMNSFVNDIFERIAGESSRLAHYNKRSTITSREIQTAVRLLLPGELAKHAVSEGTKAVTKYTSSK; from the coding sequence ATGCCCGATCCAGCCAAGACCGCGCCCAAGAAGGGatcaaagaaagccgtgaccaagacggccggcaaaggaggcaagaagcgcagaaagtccaggaaggagagctacgccatctacgtgtacaaggtcCTGAAGCAAGTGCATCCTGACACCGgcatctcatccaaggccatgggcatcatgaactccttcgtgaatgatatttttgagcgcatCGCCGGTGAGTCTTCTCGTCTGGCTCACTACAACAAGCgctccaccatcacctccagAGAGATCCAGACTGCCGTGCGCCTGTTGCTTCCCGGCGAGCTGGCCAAGCACGCCGTGTCCGAGGGCACAAAGGCCGtcaccaagtacaccagctccaagtga